The window TCGCCCGTCGTCGCCCTCGAGTACAACGCGGTGAGACGGTGTTGTCCTCGAGGGCGATCGCGATCGCGATCGTATCCAGCAGTTCGTGACTGGACCATCGATCGAGATGACTCGGCGGCCGTCCCTTCGGACGACGTCCCGGGGGACCCGGGTCGTCGAGTCCTTGGACGGGATCGGTTCGCTGTCGTGTTTCGCGACCGGGTACTCACTCGATCTACCAGTAGTACCACTTTCGTTAGTATAATTGGAATAGAACAGATCCATCCGGAACGGACGATCGGCTCGAGGGCTACGACTCGAACGTCGGTCGTCGAATCACTCGCCGGTCGACTGACAGTCGCACCCGCCCTGGTCGAGCAGGTCCCTGATCGTGTACTGGGTCTTGCAATCTTCACAGGTGATCGTGACGTTGACGAGGACGTTGAACTCGCCGACCTCGAGCACGCCGCTGCGCTCGAGCTGTTCGACCGTGTCCTCGGTGACCGCGGCGGTTCGGTTCCGCAGTGCCCCGAGTTTGTCCCTGCTTCGCTCGAGCCGTTCCTCGTCGCTCGGACTCTCGAGCGACGCCTCGAGGCAGTCCGTCAGGTGGTTGTAGACCGTCTGGTGGGAGACGAAGTCGCTCTCGACGTCCTCCACGGGGACGGCATCGCGCTCGAGTTCCTTGCGGGTCTGGACTCGAGTCCCGCTGCTGACCTCGTCGTCCGTCAGCAGCCGGTACGTGTTCTCCACTTCGCCGTCCTTGTAGCCCAGTCCGGCATCGTCGAGCGCGGCGGCGAGCACCCGCTTGTTCACGTGTTCCGCGAGGTCGCGGGTGCTGTATCGCTCGTCGGTCTCGTCGGTCCAGCGGCGAACGAGGTCGGCGTCGAGGTCGGCGAGCCCGTACCGGTCTGCGACGCGCCCGACCTTGCATCCGCACGTCTCGCTCGACCCCTCGTCGGATTGGCTCACCCTCGAGGGTCGTCGCTCGCCAGTAAAAAGGTTCGGGGTTTACAGTGATACGTTCGTAACGGGCCGGCGGTCGTCCAGGACGGTGGTGTGGACGACAGATTCATACACTATCGGATAGTTTCGCAGAAAGATTTGAACGGTTATGTGTGGGGCTGCGGTCGAATCAGGCGCTTTCACCCCTTTCGATTGCGACCGGAGTCGGCCGGGGAGGCGACCACGATCGCCCGCAGATCGTTGACGTTCGTTCCCGTCGGTCCAGTTCGGACGACGGCCTCGGCCTCCTCGAGCACGGAAAGCGCGTCGTTGCCCTCGAGAGCGGATCTCCCCGTCCGCTCGGGGACCGCCGTCGCGTCGGCGATCGCCCCCGCGACGTCGGTGGCGCCGTCGATCCCGTCCGTGTCGACCGCCGAGACTACGACCCCCCCGTCGTCACGATCGAGTGCGAGCGCGCCGGCGAGGACGAACTCCTGATTGGGGCCGCCCCGGCCGTGGTCGTCGGCGAGGGTCACCGTCGTTTCGCCTCCCGAGAGAAGTACCGCGGGCGGTTCGACCGGCGAGCCGTGTTCCCGACACTCCTCGGCGATCGCGACGTGGGTGAGCGCGGCCTCTCGGGCCTCGCCGCGGACGCCCGAGGCGAGCACCAACGGCTCGTAACCTCGTTCGGCCGCGACGTCGGCGGCCGCCTCGAGTGCAGTCCGACCGTTGCCGAGGATCCTGACGTCCGTCCGATCGAAGGCTGAGTCGTCCGCGGTCGGCGTCTCGGGGTGGTCGCCGTCCGATCCCCCATCGAGGTATTTACGTACCGAATCGGGGACCTCGAGGTCGTAGCGATCGAGGACCGCGAGCGCGTCGGCGTAGGTCGAAGGATCGGGGACGGTCGGGCCGCTGGCGATCACGCTCGGATCGTCACCGACGACGTCGCTGATCGGCAGGGTGAGGACGGTCGCCGGTGCGGCGACGCGTGCGAGGCGGCCGCCCTTGATCGCCGAGCAGTGTTTGCGGACGGCGTTGATCTCGTCGATCGAGGCACCGCAGGCGAGCAGTTCCTCTGTCACCATACGGAGGTCGTCGATCGACAGCGGCTCGGCCGGAGCCGCAAGCAGCGCGCTGCCGCCGCCGGTGATGGCGGCGACGACCAGGTCGTTCGCTCCCGCGTTTCGGGCGTGCTCGAGGACCGTCCGGGCACTCTCGACGCCTGTCGGGCTCGGAACCGGGTGGTCCCCCTCGAGCACGTCGACGACGGAAGTCTCGACCGGGTCGTCGGTGACCACCGCACCGCCCGTCAGTCGATCGCCGAACGCCTCCTCGAGCGCCGCGGCGAAGTGGCCAGCGGCGTTCCCGGCACCCACGAGGACGACGTCGTCGTACGCCTCGAGGTCGTGTTCGGTGCAACGGCCCTCGACGTCCGTGACCGAGAGGGTCCCCGCCGAGACCGAGAGTCGGCGTTTCACGAGGGTTTCGGGTCGAGCGGCTTCGATGCCTCGCCGCAGACACTCGAGGGCAGTGTCGTAGGCGTCGGGGTCGTCCGTCGGGATTCGTTCCGGGCGGTCGATCTCGAGCATGTCTGGGGGTGCGGCGACGACGATCATGTATCTACTGGGCCCACGGCTGGATGGACTCGCTCGAGGGGGATAGTTGGCGTCCTGAAAACACCGACGATCTACTCTCTATCTGATATTGTGGGATATACTATATCAGAAACGGGGAATGGCTTCCAAAGGAGTATTCGACCGACAAAGCGGAAGAGAACTACATAACTAATTCGTGTTAGTTCTGGATCGGCTACGAACAGTGAAACGTTCTGGATCCTCGATCTCGTTCGTTACACCGGTAATGAACCGTGATTTTCTTACGTAGGTACGGTTGTAATCCGCGTGCGATCAGCGAAATCCGAGTATGCCGGATACGATTTCGAGTCATAACCAGCGCTTCGATAGTGTTTCGAGCAGCAAATACACTGAGATATCCGATATCGGCGTCTCCGACCTGTCCGGAAACATTACGTGGAACCGACTCGAGCGACGCGGTACTGCTCGAGCTCGGAATCGACTCGGTCCCGATCCAACCGCTGATTTCGGCGTCTTTGTACCGTAACGACGATCGGTTCGATTCTCACCCGCCTGAATTCGAAGCGCGAGTAGTCGACTTTATCGGAAAAATTTCCGGCAAAGCCGAAACACTTCTTAGCCCGTGGACGCGTGTCGTTTTCATGACGGACGCACCGAACCGGTCGGTCGAGCGCGGGTTCGCCATCGTCGACGAGCTCGCCGAAAACGGTGGCGGGCGGGTTTCCGAACTGGCCGAACGCCTCGAGATGCCGGTCAGTACCGTCCACGACTACCTGCGGACGCTGGTCGCGACTGGCTACGTGACCAGGGAGGGCAAGGAGTATCGGACGACGACCCGGTTTCTCGAGGTCGGGCACCGTCACCGCCACCGGCTGGAGATCTACAAGGCCGTCCGGGACCAACTCGAGACGGTCGCCGCCGAAACCGGCGAGCACGCGACGCTGCTGATCGAGGAGGACGACCAGGCCGTCATCCTCGCCGTCGAAGAGGGACCCGACGCCATCAATCTGTTCGCGTATCCCGGGGCACGGATGCCCTTACACGTTACCGCACCGGGAAAAGCGATGCTCGCACACATGCCCGAGGAGCGGGTCGAGTCGCTCCTCGAGGGTGACCTCGTGTCGGTGACCTCCCAGACCGTTACCGACCCCGACCGGCTGCGCGAACAACTCGAGGCCGTCCGCGAGCGCGGGTACGCGGTCGACGAGGGCGAGCGCATCGCGGGAATGGTCTGTGTCGCCGCGCCGGTGCTGGACAAGGACGACCGACTGCGCGGGGCGATCTGCCTCTGCGGACCGGAGAGTCGACTCGACGAGTCGCGGCGGGCCGAGATCGGCGAGGTCGTCGAACGGGCAGCGAACGTGACGCAAGTCAACCTCGACTACGTGTAGGGCGTCGGACGCCGTCGGCAACTTTACTATCCTCCTCCCGGAAACCCCGGTATGGAACTTTCAGACGAACAGGAACTCGTCCGGGAGAGCATCCGGGAGTTCGTCGCGGAGGAGGTCACCCCCGTGGTCGACGAGGCCGACGAAAACCAGGAGTTCCCCGAGGAGGTCTGGGACGGCCTCGCTGAACTCGGTCTCACCGGACTCACGGTCCCCGAGGAGTACGGCGGTTTCGATGCCGATCGGCTGACCTACAGCATCGCCAACGAGGAAGTGGCGTACGGCGATCTTTCGCTGGCCACCGCGCTGTCGGTCCATTGCATGGCGGCGTCGTGCATCCGCGAGTTCGGCTCCGAGCAACACCGCGAGGAGTGGCTGCCCCAGATGGTGGACGGCCGCCCCGTCGGGGCGTTCGCCCTCTCGGAGCCCGAGGCCGGGTCGAACCCGGCGGAGATGAGCACCCAGGCCCGACTCGACGAGGAAAACGGCGAGTACGTCATCAACGGCAAGAAGCAGTGGATCACGAACGGGAAACGGGCCGGCGTCGTGATCCTGTTCGCCAAGACGGACCGCGACGACCCCGACACCGTCACCCAGTTCCTCGTCCCGAAGGACGCCGAGGGCCTCGAGGTCGGCAAGAAGGAGGACAAACTCGGCCTGCGAGCCAGCGACACGACGACGCTGATTTTCGACGACGTGCGGATTCCGGAGGAGAACCGCCTGACAGAGGTCGGTAGGGGACTCAAGGCTGCCTTCTCCATCCTGACGGTCGGTCGGATCGCCATCGCGAGCCAGGCCGTCGGGCTGGCCCAGGCGGCGCTTGACGACGCCGTCGCCTACAGCGAACAGCGCGAGCAGTTCGGGCAGCCGATCGCGGACCACCAGACGATCGGTCACAAGCTTGCGGACATGCAGACGAAGGTCCAGGCCTCGCGGCTGCTTGCCCGCGACGCCGCCCGGAAGAACGAGGACGGGGTCGATCCGATGGCCGCCAGCATGGCGAAGTACTTCGCGAGCGAGGCCGCCGTCGAAGTCGCCAACGAGGCCGTCCAGATCCACGGCGGCTACGGCTACACGACCGACTTCGATGTCGAACGCTACTACCGGGACGCCAAGATCACGACGATATACGAGGGGACCACCGAGATCCAGAAAGAGATTATCGCGCGACACGTCCGCGAATCGGGCGGAAGTCGCTAGACTGGGCTGTCTCGAAAGCCAGGTTCGACGGTCGGTCGGTCTTTCCCCGGATTCTCCCGTAACCACACAAGACTTTAGAAACCCGGCGTACACGTATTTA of the Halobiforma lacisalsi AJ5 genome contains:
- the rdfA gene encoding rod-determining factor RdfA, which codes for MSQSDEGSSETCGCKVGRVADRYGLADLDADLVRRWTDETDERYSTRDLAEHVNKRVLAAALDDAGLGYKDGEVENTYRLLTDDEVSSGTRVQTRKELERDAVPVEDVESDFVSHQTVYNHLTDCLEASLESPSDEERLERSRDKLGALRNRTAAVTEDTVEQLERSGVLEVGEFNVLVNVTITCEDCKTQYTIRDLLDQGGCDCQSTGE
- a CDS encoding glycerate kinase type-2 family protein encodes the protein MIVVAAPPDMLEIDRPERIPTDDPDAYDTALECLRRGIEAARPETLVKRRLSVSAGTLSVTDVEGRCTEHDLEAYDDVVLVGAGNAAGHFAAALEEAFGDRLTGGAVVTDDPVETSVVDVLEGDHPVPSPTGVESARTVLEHARNAGANDLVVAAITGGGSALLAAPAEPLSIDDLRMVTEELLACGASIDEINAVRKHCSAIKGGRLARVAAPATVLTLPISDVVGDDPSVIASGPTVPDPSTYADALAVLDRYDLEVPDSVRKYLDGGSDGDHPETPTADDSAFDRTDVRILGNGRTALEAAADVAAERGYEPLVLASGVRGEAREAALTHVAIAEECREHGSPVEPPAVLLSGGETTVTLADDHGRGGPNQEFVLAGALALDRDDGGVVVSAVDTDGIDGATDVAGAIADATAVPERTGRSALEGNDALSVLEEAEAVVRTGPTGTNVNDLRAIVVASPADSGRNRKG
- a CDS encoding IclR family transcriptional regulator — translated: MTDAPNRSVERGFAIVDELAENGGGRVSELAERLEMPVSTVHDYLRTLVATGYVTREGKEYRTTTRFLEVGHRHRHRLEIYKAVRDQLETVAAETGEHATLLIEEDDQAVILAVEEGPDAINLFAYPGARMPLHVTAPGKAMLAHMPEERVESLLEGDLVSVTSQTVTDPDRLREQLEAVRERGYAVDEGERIAGMVCVAAPVLDKDDRLRGAICLCGPESRLDESRRAEIGEVVERAANVTQVNLDYV
- a CDS encoding acyl-CoA dehydrogenase family protein, which gives rise to MELSDEQELVRESIREFVAEEVTPVVDEADENQEFPEEVWDGLAELGLTGLTVPEEYGGFDADRLTYSIANEEVAYGDLSLATALSVHCMAASCIREFGSEQHREEWLPQMVDGRPVGAFALSEPEAGSNPAEMSTQARLDEENGEYVINGKKQWITNGKRAGVVILFAKTDRDDPDTVTQFLVPKDAEGLEVGKKEDKLGLRASDTTTLIFDDVRIPEENRLTEVGRGLKAAFSILTVGRIAIASQAVGLAQAALDDAVAYSEQREQFGQPIADHQTIGHKLADMQTKVQASRLLARDAARKNEDGVDPMAASMAKYFASEAAVEVANEAVQIHGGYGYTTDFDVERYYRDAKITTIYEGTTEIQKEIIARHVRESGGSR